CTTCCTGGTCGAGGAGAAACAGGCCCACTATTTTTTCACGGTCAAAGAAAATCAGCCCACCCTCTATGCCGACCTCAGCGCCCTGACCGAGGCGCATTTCCCCCCTCTGCACCACGACCCTCGATAAGGGCCATGGGCGCCTGGAGCAGCGCCGCTTGATGGCCTCCACGGCCCTCAACGACTACGTCAACTTCCCCCACGTCGCCCAGGTCTGTCGCATCGAACGCGCCGTCACCGAACTCACGTCGGGCAAGCAACGCGACGAGACGGTGTTCGCCGTGACCAGCCTGCCACCGCAGTTGGCCGACCCGCCGCGACTCCTGCAACTCAACCGCGGCCACTGGGGCATCGAGAACCGCTCCCATTATGTCCGCGACGTCACCTTCGACGAGGATCGCTCGCGCGTGCGCGTCGGCCACGGACCGGCCATCATGGCCAGCCTGCGCAACTTCGCCATCGCCTTGGCTCGTCTGCACGGCTTTACCAATATCGCCAGCGCCCTGCGCGCCTTCGCTCACCAACCGCGCCGGGCCCTGGCCGCCATCGGCGTCTGACACCCGACGCCGCTGACGCTGACGCACGGCCGCTCCGGCGGAGGCTGGCGCTCGCCTGCGCCCGCGCACTTCCCCTTCGCGCGCCTCGCCCAACCCCGCGATCGTCTTCGCCAGATCTACCGCCCGACCGTCACCCGCGCGCTTCGCATCGCCCGAGGCCCCCGCCGCTACGTCAAGCCCCCGGACTTTGACGGGACCCTGGGCCAGAACCAGTGCCGCTGGACTTTTTCATCAGTCCGGCCAGATCCCGCCTCGTATTCGTCGCGGCCGGGGGCCGCTCCTACGGCGTAGGAGCGGCCCCCAGCCGCGACGGGTTGCCGCATCGCAGCGACGCCGGCCAATGCGGTTCGGGCGCCGTCGGGTACGGGTCGGGGTGTGGCGACCGGCTTTGGCCTTGGCACGGGGTTGCGCGGGCGCGGGAGCTGGGGCTCAGGGATGACCGGCGCGACACTTGGGTCGATCATCCGCCCTGCCAGTATTTCTTCCAGCCGGCTTGCGATCCGATCAACCGGCTTGGGCGCGGCCCGGATCGGTACCGTCTCCGGCGCAGGCATCGACGCCCGCGCTGCCATGGCAGCAAGCGATTGCGCCTTGCCGCAGAACGGACAGTACTCGGTCGCCCAACCCAGGGGCTGGCTGCAATATCGGCATACCAACATCAGTTCAATCCCTGCCGTACTGGGAGCGCCGCACCCCAGTGCGGCGCGCGCTCACAGGCGACCGCGGCGTTGCGCGTTGCCGATAGACCGGGCCGCACTGGGGTGCGGCGCTCCCAGTGGAGGGTCAGCCCCCGGCGGCGTTCGCCTTCGCCCGATAGCGAATGGACGAGACCAGGGCGAGCAGGATGAAGCCGACGCCGATCAACCCGGTGATCACCTCGGAGACGTGGTAGACGATCCCGGCCAGCATGATGGCCGCGAGCGCGCCGATGGCGTAGTGGGCACCGTGCTCGAGGAAGACGTATTCATCCAGGGTGCCTTTGCGCACCAGGTGTACGGTGAGTGAGCGCACGAACATGGCGCCGATGGCCAAGCCGAGCATGATGACGACGACATCGCGGGTGATGGCGAAGGCACCGATGACCCCATCGAAGGAGAAGGATGCGTCGAGCACTTCGAGGTAAAGGAAGCCGGCTACACCGTTGCGCTTGGCGACCGCCACCGCGGCGTCACCGGCCTCCTCGCTTTCGAAGAGGCCGTCGATGCTGCTGACGGCGATAAAGAGGATGACGCCGCCGACGCCGGCCACTAGCATGGTCAGGCGGGCCATGGCATCGAGGGGGAGCAGGTATTGCAGGACGAAGAGCATCAGCAGTGCCGTCATCACCGCAATGGCGTCGAGCTTGCCGAGCCGGGACAGGCGCTCTTCCACCCAGCCGAGCCAGTGCAGTTCCCGGCTCTCGTCGAAGATGAAGGAGAGGAAGACCAGCATCAGGAACATGCCGCCGAAGGCGGCGATGCCGACATGGCTCTCCTGCAGGTGGCGGGCATATTCGTCGGGGCTCTTGAGGGCCATCGTGGCGACATCGATCACGCCGAGTCCGGTGGCGATGGTCACGATCAGGAGCGGAAACAGGAGCCGCATTCCGAAGACGGCAATGAGTATGCCGACGGTAAGAAAGATCTGTTGCCACTTTTCTTCCATGTCCTTCAGCACGCCGGCATTCACCACCGCGTTATCGAAGGAGAGGCTGACTTCCATGACGCCGAGGATGGCGGTGAGGAGGACGGCGGCGACCAGGCCTTGTCCGGACTCGAGGCCCCAGTAGCCGGCCAGCGCGAGGCATACAAGGGTGACGACGAAGGAGATACGAAAATCTTTCATTAAACCATCCTGAGTGTTTTTTTGGGGGCGGTTCACAAATAAGTGGAACAATCCCATTAGGGACTGCCTATAGCGCTATCTTCGTTGTCGTTGTCGTTGTCGTTGTCGTAATCGAGGCTATCGTAGCGCCCCGGACTCTCTCGCACCCCAAAGTGCATCGCTTCTCCGATTACGACAACGACAACGACGCCCAGCCCCAGAAGTTGCCGCGGCTCGGCGGGTACGCGATGCGTACCCTACGGGATCGGCGTCAACACATCAGTTCTGATGCTAGACCCCGTAATCGCGAGCGAGACCGGCCAGACCGTCCGCGTAGCCGGCCCCTACGGCCTTGAACTTCCATTCGGCCTCACGGCGGTAGAGTTCGCCGAAGACCAGCGCGGTCTCGGTGGAGAAGTCCTCGCTCAGATCGAAGCGCATCAGCTCGGCACCGCTCGCCTCGTCCACCGCGCGGATGTAGGCGTTGGCGACCTGGCCGAAGTTCTGCTTGCGGGTATCGGCATCGTAGATGGTGGCGGCAAAGACGATCTTGGCCGCCTCGGCCGGCAGTTTGACGAGATCGACCTCGATCACCTCGTCGTCCCCCTCGCCGGCACCGCTGCGGTTGTCGCCGCGGTGGATCACGGCCTTCTCCGGTGTCTCCAGGTTGTTGAAGAAGACAAAGTACGGCTGGGAGAGGACCTTGCCGCTCTCGCCGACGACCGCCGCGACCGCGTCCAGATCGAAGGCGGCGCCGTCGGTGCTGCGGGCGTCCCAGCCCAGGCCGAAGCGGATCTTGCTGATCCCCGGGGCCTCTTTGGTCAGTGAAACGTTGCCGCCCTTGGTCAGATTGACTGGCATGTGTGCGATCTCCATTGGTTCGACCGCGGTGCGGTCGTGGTTGATTGAACTCAGAAAAAGGAGTTTTAGCCGCAAATGAACGCAAATTGACGCAAATAATCAGAGACTTGGCGTTTGCTGCATGTTCGCCGTCCGGGTGACGCCCGCGACAATGCCAATCAGCAGGTCTATTTGCGCTTATTTGCGTTCATTTGCGGCCAAATACTCTTCTTAGGTCAAATGGCCCGCCACGATCGGTCGGGCCGGAAAAAGGACGTCGGCAGCGTCTCCGCGGGTCCGCGGCCTGCACCGTCAGACCGTGACGCCGTACTGCCGTGCCATGGGTGCCAGACCGCCGGCATAGCCTTGGCCGATGGCATTGAACTTCCATTCGGCGCCGTTGCGATAGAGTTCGGCGAACACCATCGCGGTCTCGGTCGAGTATTCCTCCCCGAGATCGAAGCGCACGACCTCGGCGCCGGTGTCCTTGTTGACGAGCCGGAT
The DNA window shown above is from Candidatus Thiodictyon syntrophicum and carries:
- a CDS encoding TerD family protein, whose translation is MPVNLTKGGNVSLTKEAPGISKIRFGLGWDARSTDGAAFDLDAVAAVVGESGKVLSQPYFVFFNNLETPEKAVIHRGDNRSGAGEGDDEVIEVDLVKLPAEAAKIVFAATIYDADTRKQNFGQVANAYIRAVDEASGAELMRFDLSEDFSTETALVFGELYRREAEWKFKAVGAGYADGLAGLARDYGV
- a CDS encoding DUF475 domain-containing protein produces the protein MKDFRISFVVTLVCLALAGYWGLESGQGLVAAVLLTAILGVMEVSLSFDNAVVNAGVLKDMEEKWQQIFLTVGILIAVFGMRLLFPLLIVTIATGLGVIDVATMALKSPDEYARHLQESHVGIAAFGGMFLMLVFLSFIFDESRELHWLGWVEERLSRLGKLDAIAVMTALLMLFVLQYLLPLDAMARLTMLVAGVGGVILFIAVSSIDGLFESEEAGDAAVAVAKRNGVAGFLYLEVLDASFSFDGVIGAFAITRDVVVIMLGLAIGAMFVRSLTVHLVRKGTLDEYVFLEHGAHYAIGALAAIMLAGIVYHVSEVITGLIGVGFILLALVSSIRYRAKANAAGG